A genomic stretch from Clavelina lepadiformis chromosome 5, kaClaLepa1.1, whole genome shotgun sequence includes:
- the LOC143460726 gene encoding ras-related protein M-Ras-like, which yields MAAVPNQNENLMTYKLVVVGDGGVGKSALTIQFFQKMFVEEYDPTIEDSYIQHTDIDGQWCILDVLDTAGQEEFSTMREQYMRTGDGFLIVYSVTDRASYDHVPEFHDLILRVKDETAFPALLVANKVDLVHQRVVQEEEGREMAQQFGIPYIETSAKDPPQNVDKAFQDVVRIIRQQGIQQPQKTGPESSRSCCSIL from the exons ATGGCAGCTGTGCCGAATCAAAATGAGAACCTCATGACATATAAACTTGTCGTGGTCGGGGATGGTGGTGTCGGTAAAAGTGCTCTGACGATTCagttttttcagaaaatgtttgTTGAAGAATACGATCCAACAATTGAAGACTCCTACATCCAGCACACAGACATCGATGGACAATGGTGTATTCTTGATG TGCTTGACACAGCCGGTCAAGAAGAGTTCAGCACGATGAGGGAACAATACATGAGGacag GTGATGGCTTCCTTATCGTGTACAGTGTAACTGATCGTGCTAGTTATGATCATGTGCCTGAATTTCATGACTTAATTTTGCGTGTAAAAGATGA GACAGCATTCCCTGCATTGCTTGTTGCAAATAAAGTTGATTTGGTTCATCAACGAGTAGTCCAGGAAGAAGAGGGAAGGGAAATGGCGCAACAATTTGGG ATACCATACATCGAAACAAGTGCTAAAGATCCACCACAAAATGTCGATAAAGCGTTTCAAGATGTAGTAAGAATAATAAG ACAACAAGGCATTCAGCAACCACAAAAAACCGGACCAGAGTCAAGTCGGTCGTGTTGTTCTATACTTTAA
- the LOC143459503 gene encoding 116 kDa U5 small nuclear ribonucleoprotein component-like: protein MDADMYDEFGNYVGPGLESDEEEEDDVDEGLSPEEEDDLDNADSDNAEEEGGNAVQGMEVVLHEDKKYYPTHEEVYGPDVETIVEEEDAQPLTEPIIAPIKRKKFALVEQEYPNTTYDMEYLADMMDNPELIRNVVLAGHLHHGKTNFVDCLIEQTHSDISRREEHDLRYTDTLLTEQERGLSIKSQPVTLVLPDSKGKSFLVNVMDTPGHVNFSDEATAAIRVSDGIVLFVDASEGVMLNTERMLKHALQERLAITICINKIDRLILELKLPPMDAYYKLKHIVDEVNGLLSTFSDSENIPVVSPLKGNVCFASSQYAFCFTLRSFAELYVKHFGEDFNPNTFSQCLWGDVYFNQKTHKFAKKAPHTNAQRSFVEFVLEPLYKIFAQVVGDVDSTLPRVLDELNVYLNKEEMKLNIKPLLRLVCSRFMGDFSGFVDMCVEHIPPPNVAAPTKVAHTYSGPLDDSELAVAMQSCDPDGPLMVHTCKMYSTEDGVSFRVFGRVISGTVHAGDVVKVLGENYTLEDEEDSRVLTMGRLWINEARYTVEVNRVPAGNWVLMEGVDEPIVKTSTITQARGNEEAHIFRPLKFNTNSVVKIAVEPVNPSELPKMLDGLRKVNKSYPLLTTKVEESGEHVVLGTGELYLDCVMHDLRKIYAEIDIKVADPVVAFCETVVDTSSLKCFAETPNRKNKLTMIAEPLEKGLAEDIEKEVVQISWNRKRLGEFFQTKYDWDLLAARSIWAFGPDNAGPNILVDDTLPSEVDKGLLASVKDSIVQGFQWGTREGPLCDEPIRNVKFKILDAVIANEPLHRGGGQIIPTSRRVAYSAFLMATPRLMEPYMFVEVIAPADCVSAVYTVLARRRGHVTQDAPVAGSPLYTIKAFIPAIDSFGFETDLRTHTQGQAFCLSVFHHWQIVPGDPLDKSVVIRPLEPQPATHLAREFMVKTRRRKGLSEDVSISKFFDDPMLLELARQDVMFNYPI, encoded by the coding sequence ATGGATGCTGACATGTACGATGAGTTTGGAAACTATGTAGGACCAGGCCTAGAATCGGATGAAGAGGAAGAAGATGATGTTGATGAAGGATTGTCTCCTGAAGAAGAGGATGACTTGGATAATGCTGACAGTGATAATGCGGAAGAGGAAGGAGGCAATGCAGTGCAAGGAATGGAAGTTGTTCTTCATGAAGACAAGAAGTATTACCCCACCCATGAAGAGGTTTATGGTCCGGATGTTGAGACAATTGTAGAAGAAGAAGATGCTCAGCCTCTCACGGAACCAATCATCGCTCCGATAAAAAGGAAGAAGTTTGCCCTGGTTGAACAGGAATATCCAAATACCACTTACGATATGGAATATCTTGCAGATATGATGGACAATCCAGAACTGATAAGAAACGTTGTCCTTGCTGGACACTTACACCACGGCAAgacaaattttgttgattgCCTGATTGAGCAGACTCATTCTGATATCTCAAGAAGAGAAGAGCATGACCTCCGTTACACAGACACTTTGCTAACCGAGCAAGAACGCGGCTTGAGCATAAAATCCCAGCCTGTTACCTTGGTCTTACCTGATAGTAAGGGCAAAAGCTTCTTGGTCAATGTCATGGATACACCTGGACATGTTAATTTTTCTGATGAGGCGACAGCTGCCATTCGTGTAAGTGATGGAATTGTCTTATTTGTTGATGCGTCGGAAGGTGTGATGCTGAACACAGAACGGATGTTGAAGCACGCCTTACAAGAGCGGCTGGCGATTACAATTTGCATTAATAAAATTGACCGACTCATACTGGAACTGAAGCTGCCTCCAATGGATGCTTACTATAAGCTCAAGCACATAGTGGACGAGGTTAATGGCTTGCTAAGCACCTTCAGTGACAGTGAAAACATCCCCGTTGTATCACCCTTAAAAGGAAACGTTTGCTTTGCAAGTTCACAGTATGCATTTTGCTTCACGCTGAGATCTTTTGCCGAGCTCTACGTCAAGCATTTTGGTGAAGATTTCAACCCAAATACTTTTTCCCAATGCCTGTGGGGCGATGTGTACTTCAATCAGAAAACTCACAAGTTTGCAAAGAAGGCGCCACACACAAACGCACAACGTAGCtttgttgaatttgttttggAACCCCTTTACAAGATCTTCGCTCAAGTCGTTGGGGATGTGGATTCAACTCTTCCTCGAGTACTCGATGAGCTCAACGTATACTTAAACAAAGaagaaatgaaattaaatattaagccTTTGCTCAGACTGGTTTGTTCCCGATTCATGGGCGACTTCTCTGGTTTTGTTGATATGTGTGTAGAGCACATTCCCCCTCCTAATGTAGCTGCTCCGACTAAGGTGGCTCACACATACAGCGGCCCATTGGATGATTCTGAACTAGCTGTGGCAATGCAGTCTTGTGATCCCGATGGTCCATTAATGGTACACACATGCAAGATGTACTCCACAGAAGATGGAGTTAGCTTTAGAGTGTTTGGCCGAGTAATCAGTGGAACCGTGCATGCCGGTGATGTTGTGAAAGTTTTAGGTGAGAATTACACCCTGGAGGATGAAGAAGATTCTCGTGTGCTTACAATGGGTAGACTTTGGATAAACGAAGCAAGATACACAGTGGAGGTGAACAGGGTCCCGGCTGGCAACTGGGTGCTTATGGAGGGTGTGGACGAGCCCATCGTCAAGACAAGTACCATCACACAGGCTCGAGGGAATGAAGAAGCGCACATATTTCGACCATTGAAATTCAACACAAATTCTGTTGTGAAAATTGCCGTCGAACCAGTCAATCCTTCAGAGCTGCCGAAGATGTTGGATGGTTTGAGAAAAGTGAACAAAAGTTACCCCCTCCTCACCACAAAAGTTGAGGAGTCAGGAGAACACGTTGTGCTTGGCACCGGGGAGCTGTACCTCGACTGCGTGATGCACGATTTGAGAAAGATTTATGCCGAGATTGACATCAAAGTTGCTGATCCTGTAGTTGCTTTTTGTGAAACTGTCGTAGATACATCATCTCTGAAATGTTTTGCTGAAACTCCGAACCGTAAAAACAAACTCACCATGATTGCAGAGCCATTGGAGAAAGGGCTCGCTGAAGACATTGAGAAGGAAGTTGTGCAGATAAGCTGGAATCGTAAACGACTTGGAGAATTTTTCCAAACCAAGTACGACTGGGATTTACTTGCTGCTCGATCAATATGGGCATTTGGGCCTGACAACGCTGGGCCAAATATTCTAGTTGACGACACCTTGCCATCTGAAGTGGATAAGGGACTTTTAGCATCAGTCAAAGATAGTATTGTTCAAGGGTTTCAGTGGGGTACAAGGGAAGGGCCACTTTGTGATGAGCCAATTAGAAATGTCAAGTTCAAAATTCTGGATGCTGTAATTGCTAACGAGCCACTGCACAGAGGTGGTGGTCAAATCATCCCGACATCACGCAGAGTTGCATACTCAGCCTTTCTCATGGCTACTCCAAGGCTAATGGAACCATACATGTTTGTCGAGGTCATCGCACCGGCTGATTGTGTGTCCGCTGTCTATACTGTCCTCGCAAGGAGGCGTGGACATGTCACTCAAGATGCCCCAGTAGCAGGTTCGCCTTTGTACACCATAAAAGCTTTCATTCCAGCCATAGATTCATTCGGCTTTGAAACAGATCTTCGAACCCACACACAAGGCCAGGCTTTCTGCCTTTCTGTTTTCCATCATTGGCAAATAGTACCTGGTGATCCATTGGATAAGAGTGTTGTCATTCGGCCACTGGAACCGCAGCCGGCAACTCATTTAGCGAGGGAATTCATGGTGAAAACTCGCCGAAGGAAAGGACTCAGTGAAGATGTGTCCATCAGCAAATTCTTTGATGATCCTATGTTGCTAGAATTGGCACGTCAAGATGTTATGTTCAATTATCCAATCTGA
- the LOC143459504 gene encoding FAD-linked sulfhydryl oxidase ALR-like, translated as MGSAGRVFGGLQEEDIPEESYGRRARRACRVCDDFKTWRKKKESDEQVQPDTSASAECPLTNVELGRNTWSFLHTMAAYYPEKPSEKQKTDMTGFMELFSKFYPCDYCAKDFRKNLKESRPDVRDRYTFSKWMCVQHNLVNKKIGKPEFDCSKVMERWRDGWKDGSCD; from the exons ATGGGAAGTGCTGGAAGAGTTTTTGGTGGGCTTCAGGAAGAAGATATTCCTGAGGAAAGTTATGGTCGACGTGCACGAAGAGCTTGCAGAGTCTGCGACGATTTCAAGACATGGAGGAAGAAGAAAGAATCAGATGAACAG GTACAACCTGATACTTCAGCATCTGCAGAGTGCCCTTTGACAAATGTAGAGTTGGGCAGAAACACCTGGTCATTTCTTCACACAATGGCTGCTTATTATCCTGAAAAACCTTCGGAAAAACAGAAGACGGACATGACTGGTTTCATGGAATTATTTTCCAAGTTCTATCCCTGTGATTACTGTGCAAAGGatttcagaaaaaa TTTAAAGGAAAGTCGTCCAGACGTGAGAGATCGATATACTTTCTCAAAATGGATGTGCGTACAACATAACCTGGTTAATAAGAAGATTGGAAAACCAGAATTTGATTGTTCAAAAGTCATGGAAAGATGGCGGGATGGCTGGAAAGACGGATCTTGTGACTGA
- the LOC143460882 gene encoding mismatch repair endonuclease PMS2-like: MKINCQQTSFIYMAEIKAIDKGTVHQICSGQVVLDLATAIKELVENSLDAGANCVEVKLKDWGLEQVEVIDNGSGVEKKNFAALTLKHQTSKLRDFSDLEAAGTFGFRGEALSSLCALCDVTISTKYANETIAYKLDYNHDGHIINETSTARQTGTTVTLRNIFSSLPVRHKEFKKNIKKEYTKALGVLSAYCIISTDAKISCSNQTGSGKKSVVLATQGFASLEKNIASIFGAKQLKTLKEFKQISPSAEVCEDYHIKESEALEISKLYTISGLVSDTVHGNGRSSSDRQFFFINSRPVDLVRLAKVINEVFHSYNRHQYPFVVLNIETKRESVDVNVTPNKRQVFLHHEKLLLAIVKTSMIELYKQDGKQEIGSVRQSLHSGNFTNNFQRSVKGAVEDGRCDATDDGDTDIFHQSSFSGKIDETHSQSTTINAQDETCVFSLLSKFKRKGDSVGHPPSSDRKRAASELPSKYPSGAKLPRTEAFTKTSNSDREFELASQNVAAGAKSPHSESEGAVKIEYIKSCDLDPNPEEKFSAPLIANRTSFYSTSSVEDAERDVEQYPASDREPTVVYDEDTNTKCLHKEPLSFSMQLLKKKLLNLGDDGQNSEVTSRFRAKINPCENTTAENELSRNLCKDAFLEMTPLGQFNLGFIIARHRKDLFIIDQHASDEIYNFETLQQTTEIHTQTLVLPQKLELTAADRLVLTDNMSIFQRNGFDFMIKKNEESDQETLYLTRVPLSKNWEFGCDDVEELIFMLSDAPGVMCRPSRVRKMFASRACRKSVMIGTPLNMKNMTKLIRHMSQINHPWNCPHGRPTMRHLIDLSMLFTADLT; encoded by the exons atgaaaataaattgtcaaCAAACTTCATTTATATACATGGctgaaataaaagcaattgACAAAGGTACGGTTCATCAAATATGCTCCGGTCAGGTCGTACTGGATCTAGCAACTGCAATTAAAGAACTTGTGGAGAATAGTTTAGATGCCGGAGCGAATTGCGTCG AAGTCAAGTTAAAGGATTGGGGGCTGGAACAGGTTGAAGTCATCGACAATGGATCTGGAGTCgagaagaaaaattttgcagCTCTGA CATTGAAACATCAAACTTCAAAACTGAGAGATTTTTCTGATCTCGAAGCTGCAGGGACGTTTGGTTTCCGAGGTGAAGCACTTAGCTCATTATGTGCtctttgtgatgtaacaataagCACAAAATATGCAAATGAAAC GATTGCATACAAACTCGACTACAATCATGACGGTCACATCATCAACGAAACAAGCACAGCAAGACAGACAGGTACCACGGTTACTCTCCGCAATATATTTTCATCTCTGCCTGTacgtcacaaagaattcaaaaagAATATCAAAAAG GAATATACGAAGGCATTGGGAGTTCTAAGTGCATATTGTATCATTTCCACGGATGCAAAGATATCTTGCAGTAACCAG aCTGGATCAGGAAAGAAGTCGGTTGTCCTGGCTACGCAAGGATTTGCCTCCCTTGAGAAGAACATCGCTTCTATATTTGGAGCTAAGCAATTAAAGACGTTGAAAGAATTTAAACAGATATCACCATCAGCCGAG GTATGCGAAGATTACCACATAAAGGAGAGTGAAGCACTCGAGATTTCCAAGCTGTACACCATCAGCGGTTTGGTGTCGGATACGGTGCATGGCAATGGGAGGTCTAGTTCTGATCgacagtttttctttattaactcAAGGCCGGTCGACCTGGTTCGCCTGGCAAAAGTCATAAATGAAGTTTTTCATTCATACAACAG GCATCAGTATCCCTTTGTCGTGCTGAATATTGAAACGAAGAGAGAAAGCGTTGACGTGAACGTTACCCCCAACAAACGACAAGTCTTCCTACATCACGAAAAGCTGCTTCTTGCCATTGTGAAGACTTCCATGATAGAGTTGTATAAGCAAGATGGAAAACAAGAAATCGGCAGCGTTAGGCAATCACTTCACTCGG GCAATTTCACAAATAACTTTCAAAGGAGCGTAAAAGGAGCGGTGGAAGACGGAAGGTGTGACGCGACGGATGACGGCGATACAGATATCTTCCATCAAAGTTCATTCTCGGGGAAAATCGACGAAACTCACTCTCAGTCGACGACGATCAATGCACAAGACGAGACTTGTGTTTTTAGCCTTTTGTCAAAGTTTAAGCGGAAAGGCGACAGCGTTGGACACCCCCCATCCAGTGATCGGAAACGTGCTGCATCAGAGTTGCCTTCAAAGTATCCTTCTGGTGCGAAGCTGCCAAGGACCGaagcatttacaaaaacatcaaactCTGACAGAGAATTCGAGCTGGCTTCACAAAATGTAGCCGCAGGTGCAAAATCACCTCACAGTGAAAGCGAGGGTGCTGTAAAAATCGAATATATAAAGTCATGTGACTTAGATCCGAATCCAGAAGAGAAGTTCTCCGCGCCATTGATTGCAAATAGAACTTCATTTTATTCCACATCTTCAGTGGAAGACGCAGAAAGGGACGTTGAACAATATCCGGCATCCGATAGGGAACCGACCGTTGTATACGACGAAGACACAAACACAAAGTGCTTGCACAAAGAACCGCTGTCATTTTCTATGCAGTTGTTGAAAAAGAAACTCTTAAACCTGG GTGACGACGGGCAAAATTCAGAGGTGACGTCACGTTTTCGAGCGAAAATCAATCCGTGTGAAAATACGACTGCAGAAAATGAGTTGAGCCGAAATTTATGCAAAGACGCCTTTCTCGAGATGACGCCGCTCGGACAATTCAACCTCGGTTTTATAATCGCCAGACACAGAAAGGATCTCTTTATTATAGACCAG CATGCTTCCGACGAGATTTATAACTTTGAAACGCTTCAACAAACTACGGAGATCCACACCCAAACACTTGTTTTACCGCAAAAACTTGAGTTAACAGCTGCAGACCGACTGGTGCTGACCGATAATATGTCGATCTTTCAACGAAATGGTTTCGATTTCatgataaagaaaaatgaag AATCCGACCAAGAAACCCTATATTTGACGAGGGTACCGTTAAGTAAAAACTGGGAGTTCGGATGTGACGATGTGGAGGAACTGATCTTCATGTTGTCGGATGCACCTGGAGTGATGTGTCGGCCATCGCGAGTCCGGAAAATGTTCGCATCACGCGCATGCCGGAAATCGGTGATGATAG GAACTCCCTTGAATatgaaaaatatgacaaaattGATACGTCATATGTCGCAGATCAATCATCCGTGGAATTGTCCGCACGGTCGCCCAACGATGagacatttgattgatttATCTATGCTATTTACCGCTGACTTAACGTAA
- the LOC143460887 gene encoding uncharacterized protein LOC143460887, whose protein sequence is MASTEGKNETENNEEASSHPEESPLDKLNRLIDLVKVKISEGDGELESILRQFFQVNISDQRDNCDKVFDDIIGVIQSLQDLQQYHECLSMLWLAGNLCKTFSKPDIKINRLDECGHLANITAKHMFLDDKKYDIERYTLPMMQHLYEEMKSVETDASAPRAFILCHFFSRLGWCHFFINNYKDAANYFSEGLKTITNMHGDKAKEFLITGACCYEVGECYRLMQKFDDAIEMLEKAIEMYKGAQDVEEEEKRKCIDYCNDRLQKCRARDSVL, encoded by the exons ATGGCGTCAACCGAAGGCAAGaatgaaacagaaaacaaTGAAGAAGCTTCCTCACACCCTGAAGAAA GTCCATTAGATAAACTTAATCGATTGATTGATTTGgtgaaagttaaaatatcTGAAGGTGACGGCGAGTTGGAATCGATTCTTCGACAGTTTTTCCAGGTCAATATATCTGACCAACGGGATAACTGTGACAAAGTGTTTGATGATATTATTGGTGTAATCCAGTCTCTACAAGATCTTCAACAATATCATGAATGTCTATCTATGCTGTGGTTAGCCGGTAATCTATGTAAAACTTTCTCCAAACCTGATATTAAAATCAATAGGCTGGACGAATGTGGTCACTTGGCAAACATTACGGCTAAGCACATGTTCTTAGATGATAAAAAATATGACATAGAACGGTACACTCTGCCAATGATGCAGCATCTCTATGAAGAGATGAAGTCCGTTGAAACTGATGCCAGTGCACCAAGAGCATTTAtcttgtgtcacttttttagtCGGTTGGGTTGGTGCCATTTCTTCATTAATAATTACAAAGATGCAGCCAATTATTTCTCTGAGGGGTTAAAAACAATCACCAACATGCATGGAGACAAGGCAAAGGAGTTTCTCATCACTGGCGCTTGTTGCTATGAAGTTGGTGAATGTTATCGGCTCATGCAAAAGTTTGATGATGCCATAGAAATGTTGGAAAAAGCGATCGAGATGTACAAAGGTGCTCAGGATGTTGAGGAGGAAGAGAAGAGAAAATGCATCGATTATTGTAATGATAGGTTGCAAAAATGCCGTGCTAGAGACAGTGTTTTGTAG
- the LOC143460883 gene encoding uncharacterized protein LOC143460883 yields MSEKILHQISFIKTKLKRGDYEAILCAIKELIPLNTKELSLDYNKVIEDVLEVSKMLCDKLQHLMSLSLIMFAADLCSSMTSNEDKMLKLDSCSHATMEVVIALRNTSRKDEIEKGALVSHMELLKALQSVNDNIDKEHKAYLLCKCFNRIGTTYYFIGKGNEAIENAKAGISVLDKAFGSNAKQFVVYGGCHYIAGKAYHCMRKYLYAVHYFQKTLEMYNSVKDLDKEAMKKNIELAKVKMDRAQSLQPPDPVDWIQTAQSAPLVVSSKTATRTSPKPASSPSHAPATPVAQPSRSNTLGNLQQTVETIKQKLDAGIKEDRELLHAFQALFQADLPALNSNCEPLIKDIISISDTLRDNLQHKLSLTALVVASDVCNKLSNPDNKMYRLNDCGHSAANTIMQMFLKGEVKDIGEIGMPILKELHERISATETDSVAQKAFLLSKFLSRIGSTLFYIQKYEEAGEYCSAGLSVMTQVFGQHAKEFVISGACCYQAGESYRFIRKFDRAAELFQIAIEMYEGAQDVGEAERKKCIDLSRDKLQKSRARQFP; encoded by the exons ATGAgtgaaaaaattttacatcaaatttctttcatcaaaacaaaattgaaacgAGGCGATTATGAGGCAATCTTGTGCGCAATTAAAGAATTAATCCcgttaaatacaaaagaaCTGAGCTTGGATTATAACAAAGTAATAGAAGATGTTCTGGAAGTTTCGAAAATGCTCTGTGACAAGCTACAACATTTGATGTCCCTGTCACTTATCATGTTTGCTGCGGACTTGTGCAGCAGTATGACAAGTAACGAAGACAAAATGCTTAAATTGGACAGCTGTAGCCATGCCACGATGGAAGTTGTCATCGCTTTGCGTAACACATCGAGAAAGGATGAAATTGAAAAGGGGGCGCTAGTGAGCCATATGGAGCTGCTGAAAGCATTGCAGTCAGTTAACGATAACATTGACAAGGAACACAAAGCATATTTGCTGTGCAAGTGTTTTAATCGCATCGGGACTACCTATTATTTCATTGGGAAAGGGAATGAAGCAATCGAAAATGCCAAAGCCGGGATATCTGTGTTGGACAAAGCTTTTGGGAGCAACGCAAAGCAATTTGTGGTTTATGGTGGGTGCCACTATATTGCTGGAAAAGCATATCATTGCATGAGAAAATATCTCTACGCTGtccattattttcaaaaaacgcTCGAAATGTACAATAGTGTCAAAGACTTAGACAAAGAAGCCATGAAAAAGAACATTGAACTAGCCAAAGTGAAGATGGACAGAGCCCAATCCCTGCAGCCACCT GACCCGGTTGATTGGATTCAAACAGCTCAAAGTGCACCATTGGTTGTTTCTAGTAAGACAGCAACAAGAACAAGCCCAAAACCAGCATCTTCACCGTCACATGCACCAGCTACACCAGTAGCTCAGCCAAGTAGATCAA ACACTCTTGGAAACCTGCAGCAAACGGTTGAGaccataaaacaaaaattagacGCTGGCATCAAGGAGGACAGAGAGCTCCTTCATGCTTTCCAGGCACTATTTCAAGCCGATTTGCCTGCCTTGAATTCCAATTGTGAACCACTCATCAAGGACATTATCAGTATTTCGGACACTCTGCGTGACAACCTGCAGCATAAACTGTCCCTTACAGCTTTGGTGGTCGCCAGCGATGTATGCAACAAGCTATCAAATCCTGACAATAAGATGTATCGATTAAACGACTGTGGCCACTCGGCTGCCAACAcaataatgcaaatgtttctAAAAGGGGAAGTCAAAGATATAGGAGAGATTGGAATGCCAATTTTGAAAGAATTGCACGAAAGAATCAGTGCAACAGAGACAGATTCTGTTGCTCAAAAAGCCTTCCTTTTGAGCAAGTTTTTGAGTCGAATCGGGTCGACCTTATTCTATATCCAGAAGTACGAAGAAGCAGGGGAATATTGCTCTGCAGGTTTGTCAGTTATGACCCAAGTCTTTGGGCAACACGCCAAGGAGTTTGTCATCTCCGGTGCTTGTTGTTATCAAGCCGGCGAGAGTTACCGTTTTATTCGAAAGTTTGACCGAGCAGCTGAGTTATTCCAAATAGCGATAGAGATGTACGAAGGAGCTCAGGATGTTGGGGAAGCAGAGAGGAAAAAATGCATCGATTTATCTCGAGATAAATTGCAAAAGTCTCGAGCGAGACAATTTCCTTGA